In one window of Frigoriglobus tundricola DNA:
- a CDS encoding DUF1588 domain-containing protein has product MDLPPDAPFQKVKFEAARRSGVLTHPYTLSTLAYSAESSPIHRGVFVGRGLLGIAIKPPMEAFTPLAAEQHPNLTTRERVSLQTKPMACSGCHSIMNPLGFALENYDAVGRYREKERAKVIDVSGSYEQRTGAVAKFTGAKQLAEFLANSDETHYAFAQQAFHHYLKQPMRAYGLRKPDELRKTFAENGYSVRKLLVEVAVTGALPPKDTKPPK; this is encoded by the coding sequence GTGGACCTTCCGCCCGACGCGCCGTTCCAGAAAGTGAAGTTCGAAGCCGCACGAAGGAGCGGGGTGCTCACGCACCCGTACACGCTCTCGACGCTGGCTTATTCGGCGGAGAGCTCGCCGATCCACCGCGGGGTGTTCGTCGGCCGCGGGTTACTGGGCATCGCCATCAAACCGCCGATGGAGGCGTTCACGCCGCTGGCGGCGGAACAGCACCCGAACCTTACGACTCGCGAACGCGTGTCACTCCAGACCAAGCCGATGGCCTGTTCCGGGTGCCACTCGATCATGAACCCGCTCGGCTTCGCGCTGGAAAACTACGACGCGGTCGGCCGATACCGTGAGAAGGAGAGAGCGAAGGTCATTGACGTATCGGGCAGTTACGAGCAACGCACGGGCGCGGTGGCCAAATTTACCGGGGCGAAGCAGCTCGCGGAATTCCTTGCGAACAGTGACGAGACGCACTATGCATTCGCTCAGCAGGCGTTCCATCACTATCTCAAGCAACCCATGCGAGCTTACGGACTTAGGAAACCCGATGAACTGCGGAAAACGTTTGCCGAAAACGGTTACAGCGTGCGAAAATTGTTGGTGGAAGTCGCTGTGACGGGAGCGCTGCCGCCGAAGGACACGAAACCGCCCAAATAG
- a CDS encoding DUF1552 domain-containing protein, translating into MPVTRTRREFVRDLGISAAAVPFLLNLPGLSFANQAQRKQRIVFIFSPNGIVPKSFWPDEEGAAFKLKEILTPLELFKKQTLTLHGVCDKIRGDGDGHMRGIGCLLTGIELFPGNIQGGSDTPAGWAKGISIDQEIRNHLQKSAATKTRFGSLELGVMVPERADTWTRWSYAGANKPLTPIDDPYQLFNKLYGRAKDNEALASVLDDVKDDLKKVGDNVGAADKKLLEEHAAFVRDMEKELKESRAAATAGHAVPKLEPGMKKVNDNMPQVSKAQIDLLVNSFSADFARVATYQITNSVGEPRMKWLGIDEGHHGLSHEPDTNEKAQEKLVKINKWYCEQVAYLAKRLAETPEPGGSGNLLDNTLLVWTNELGKGNSHTMDNIPFVLVGGGLDFKMGRSLKFPKVAHNRLLMALAHGFGHEVKTFGNPNHCAAGPLTGLV; encoded by the coding sequence ATGCCCGTGACCCGCACCCGGCGCGAATTCGTGCGCGACCTCGGCATCAGCGCCGCGGCCGTTCCGTTTCTGCTCAACCTGCCGGGCCTCAGTTTTGCTAACCAGGCTCAGCGCAAGCAGCGGATCGTCTTCATCTTCAGCCCGAACGGGATCGTGCCGAAGTCGTTCTGGCCGGACGAAGAAGGAGCCGCTTTCAAGCTGAAAGAGATCCTCACGCCGCTGGAACTGTTCAAGAAGCAGACGCTCACGCTCCACGGCGTGTGTGACAAGATCCGTGGCGACGGCGACGGTCACATGCGCGGCATCGGGTGCCTCCTCACGGGCATCGAACTGTTCCCGGGGAACATTCAGGGCGGCTCCGATACGCCGGCCGGATGGGCGAAAGGCATCTCCATCGACCAGGAGATCCGGAACCACCTCCAGAAGAGCGCGGCAACCAAGACGCGCTTCGGTTCACTCGAACTCGGCGTGATGGTGCCCGAGCGGGCCGACACCTGGACGCGGTGGAGCTACGCCGGGGCGAACAAACCGCTCACGCCAATCGACGACCCGTATCAACTGTTCAACAAGCTCTACGGCCGCGCGAAGGACAACGAGGCGCTCGCCAGCGTCCTCGACGACGTCAAGGACGACCTGAAGAAGGTTGGCGACAACGTCGGCGCCGCGGACAAGAAGCTCCTGGAGGAGCACGCGGCGTTCGTCCGGGACATGGAGAAGGAACTCAAAGAATCGAGGGCCGCGGCAACGGCGGGCCACGCGGTTCCGAAGCTCGAACCGGGCATGAAGAAGGTCAACGACAACATGCCCCAGGTCAGCAAGGCGCAGATCGATCTGCTGGTGAACAGCTTCAGTGCCGACTTCGCCCGGGTCGCAACGTATCAGATCACGAACTCGGTGGGCGAGCCGCGCATGAAGTGGCTGGGGATCGACGAAGGGCACCACGGCCTCTCGCACGAACCGGACACGAACGAGAAGGCCCAGGAGAAGCTCGTCAAGATCAACAAGTGGTACTGCGAGCAGGTCGCGTACCTCGCGAAGCGGCTCGCCGAGACGCCGGAACCGGGTGGCAGCGGGAACCTGCTCGACAACACGCTGCTCGTCTGGACGAACGAGTTGGGCAAGGGCAACTCGCACACGATGGACAACATCCCCTTCGTGCTGGTCGGCGGCGGTCTCGACTTCAAGATGGGCCGGTCGCTCAAGTTCCCGAAGGTGGCGCACAACCGCCTCCTCATGGCGCTGGCCCACGGGTTCGGCCACGAGGTCAAGACGTTCGGCAACCCTAACCACTGCGCCGCCGGGCCGCTGACCGGATTGGTGTAA
- a CDS encoding GAP1-N2 domain-containing protein, whose product MKQLYSVGPLAGLSAASDGPYAPAVSALPACKAASRGLRPEDVQSALPYTGYALPQTWSGESTGPLPVRLALLQTASAGRILTHVAPNGGTYFAHALLNVPSTADAQLAIRTWGSPRWQRHDPDTAGDLPELPYLPVADLLDDESLRNWLDEPARRTMVEFVIGALLTTPAETRIVVAAPADDVARIVYAVTRALPHGLLEGFTFSTYESDARAAAIRLVGHDTGRPERDLPEGCYTSGSVAFNLHTGRKSDLGADVPFAAFAVAALAGGETAHLDELQTTWQLLGLTDARQFDLVYRLSRGSAVLTKDEAVAAVGSPTLAAWIAARPDAVSQFVAWALDDTEFAHRALSRLVAPLRQKTDAIARVATEVRRAGLAAVASGDRTRAANALEVILPMVAPAKANAVWGDLLEHVPEPKALAWDMRRYLLPRLVRFKHPNAPAAAVDPALAKWLEVPADHLQDLLTLELPKPYQFAAAQACLVQDGEPTTLFAHAVATQPAVVLELLKGAGSSSDRAAMLFTVLLTEIPSRPWFEDVLAQADAYSAPARNRLFEVALSVGTIDPDRVIRSQGAALLSLFSGGSGLDRLGRLFLTNPPADVFTNRTLLDFLGKLKDEPQVGADVKDRISAVQVVRQFLDAPEFTAETLQPVAGALAAQPAILPASAGTQVLEGVSTELSRRSESNEFQRDLELVLLHLGSVLAENPAGLYRELLRRQRTRREFGVSTKSARAFLAVALGAAQSEDVARQTEGLEAEAFAIATDAARRGGRRAIREIEAHSQGWPKSARTQWGFLVEAVRPKEIGRSLRELCLFAAGAGAATVVWFVVAYFTR is encoded by the coding sequence ATGAAGCAACTGTATTCGGTCGGACCACTCGCCGGTCTTTCTGCCGCTTCGGACGGCCCTTACGCGCCAGCCGTGAGCGCTCTGCCGGCCTGCAAAGCCGCCTCACGTGGGCTGCGTCCGGAAGATGTTCAGTCCGCTCTGCCGTACACCGGATACGCCCTCCCGCAAACTTGGTCCGGCGAATCCACTGGCCCGCTTCCGGTTCGCCTTGCACTCCTCCAAACCGCGTCCGCGGGTCGGATTCTGACTCACGTCGCGCCCAATGGCGGGACCTACTTCGCCCACGCCCTGTTGAACGTCCCGTCCACCGCGGATGCCCAACTGGCGATCCGGACGTGGGGCAGCCCGCGCTGGCAGCGGCACGACCCGGACACGGCGGGCGACCTTCCCGAACTGCCGTACCTGCCGGTCGCCGACCTGCTCGACGACGAATCCCTCCGCAACTGGCTCGACGAGCCGGCGCGGCGGACGATGGTCGAGTTCGTGATCGGCGCGCTACTCACGACCCCGGCCGAAACCCGAATCGTCGTTGCCGCTCCGGCCGACGACGTCGCCCGGATCGTCTACGCCGTGACCCGCGCGTTGCCGCACGGGCTCCTGGAAGGCTTCACGTTCTCGACGTACGAATCGGACGCCCGCGCCGCGGCCATCCGCCTCGTCGGGCACGACACGGGCCGTCCCGAGCGCGACCTGCCCGAAGGGTGCTACACGTCGGGGTCGGTCGCGTTCAATCTGCACACGGGGCGGAAGTCGGACCTCGGTGCCGATGTGCCGTTCGCGGCGTTCGCGGTGGCGGCCCTCGCCGGGGGCGAAACCGCTCACCTCGATGAACTCCAGACCACCTGGCAGCTCCTCGGCCTCACCGACGCCCGGCAGTTCGACCTCGTTTACCGGCTGTCCCGCGGGTCGGCGGTGCTGACCAAGGACGAAGCGGTGGCGGCGGTCGGGTCCCCGACGCTCGCGGCGTGGATCGCGGCCCGGCCGGACGCCGTCTCGCAGTTCGTCGCGTGGGCGCTGGACGATACCGAGTTCGCGCACCGCGCGCTGAGTCGGCTGGTGGCCCCGCTGCGGCAAAAGACCGATGCGATCGCCCGCGTCGCCACCGAGGTCCGGCGGGCCGGGCTGGCGGCCGTGGCATCGGGCGACCGGACGCGCGCCGCGAACGCGCTGGAAGTGATCCTCCCGATGGTCGCACCGGCGAAGGCGAACGCGGTCTGGGGCGATCTCCTCGAACACGTCCCGGAGCCGAAGGCCCTGGCCTGGGACATGCGGCGCTACCTGCTCCCGCGCCTGGTACGGTTCAAACACCCCAACGCGCCCGCGGCGGCCGTCGATCCCGCGCTGGCGAAATGGCTCGAGGTGCCGGCCGATCACCTTCAGGATCTGCTCACCCTCGAACTGCCGAAGCCGTACCAGTTCGCCGCGGCTCAGGCGTGTCTGGTGCAGGACGGTGAGCCGACCACGCTGTTCGCGCACGCCGTCGCGACCCAACCGGCGGTCGTCCTCGAACTCCTGAAAGGCGCAGGTTCCAGCAGCGACCGCGCGGCGATGTTGTTCACCGTGCTGCTCACCGAGATCCCGTCCCGCCCCTGGTTCGAGGACGTTCTGGCTCAGGCCGACGCGTACTCGGCCCCGGCCCGGAACCGGCTCTTCGAAGTGGCCCTTTCGGTCGGCACGATCGACCCCGACCGCGTGATCCGGAGCCAGGGCGCGGCGCTCCTGAGCCTGTTCTCGGGTGGGTCCGGGCTCGACCGGCTCGGTCGGCTGTTCCTCACCAACCCGCCCGCGGACGTGTTCACGAACCGGACGCTCCTCGACTTCCTCGGGAAGCTGAAGGACGAGCCCCAGGTCGGGGCCGACGTCAAGGACCGGATTTCCGCCGTCCAGGTCGTGCGCCAGTTCCTGGACGCACCGGAGTTTACCGCCGAAACGCTCCAGCCCGTGGCCGGGGCACTCGCCGCTCAACCGGCGATCCTCCCCGCGTCCGCCGGCACACAAGTGCTGGAGGGCGTCTCCACCGAGCTGAGTCGAAGGTCCGAATCGAACGAGTTCCAGCGCGACCTCGAACTCGTTCTGCTCCACCTCGGCTCGGTCCTCGCGGAGAACCCCGCCGGCCTCTACCGGGAACTCCTGCGGCGCCAGCGGACCCGGCGCGAGTTCGGCGTCTCGACGAAGAGCGCTCGGGCGTTCCTGGCCGTCGCGCTGGGCGCGGCGCAGTCCGAGGACGTCGCTCGTCAGACCGAAGGGCTGGAAGCCGAAGCCTTCGCGATCGCGACGGACGCGGCCCGGCGCGGCGGGCGGCGGGCGATTCGTGAGATCGAAGCGCACTCGCAAGGGTGGCCGAAGTCGGCGCGCACGCAGTGGGGCTTCCTGGTCGAAGCGGTCCGGCCCAAGGAGATCGGCCGGTCACTTCGAGAACTGTGCCTGTTCGCCGCCGGTGCGGGGGCCGCAACCGTGGTGTGGTTCGTCGTCGCGTACTTCACTCGCTGA
- a CDS encoding S9 family peptidase, translating to MPGYDNYQKMSKELVGAVKSGAVLVTWKDQGKAFEYMRDGKLHRFDVGTGMVTQVTEPKEIPKGPPKGPGPGARIPPGGAARGRQSSTAGSPDGQFKAFYRDRNLWLSDAKGLIEMAVTTDGSEKSRIKNGSASWVYGEELFQRSAMWWAPDSKKIAFYRFDETAVADYYLALDQTALMTKLDAEPYPKAGAPNPVVDLLVYDLASKKTVKIDVRDGKPFGDDTVGHYAYRVSWTADGSELLFERTNRRQNVLELVAADPVTGKCRVIVREEWPASWVENLPGMLFLKDGRRFIWTSERTGWRNFYLYDLSGKQLATLTGHPFEVANVLRVDEAAGHVYYTARSGDNPMKLQLHRVGLDGTGDTRLTDPAYHHTIDLAPDARHFVDVYQTHASPPASRLVSADGKTVADLGKADTSTFDKLGFRAPELLTFKAADGTTDLYGLLSFPSNFDPAKKYPLLVSVYAGPGTNGARETFSPPSALTEYGFLVASFDSRSAGGRGKKFLDAIYGKLGVVEIDDQAAGVKSLWERPYLDRTRVGIYGGSYGGYASIMCLLRHSDVFQAACASSPVTDYRLYDSIYTERYMGLPQDNKAGYDAGSAVVHAAKLKGRLMIYYGTADNNVHPSNSLQLIRALQRAGKSFDVQVGPDQGHSGISQPRMMEYFIENLVLRK from the coding sequence ATGCCGGGCTACGACAACTACCAGAAGATGAGCAAGGAGCTGGTCGGGGCAGTCAAGTCGGGGGCCGTCCTCGTGACGTGGAAGGACCAGGGGAAGGCGTTCGAGTACATGCGCGACGGCAAGCTTCACCGCTTCGATGTCGGGACGGGGATGGTCACTCAGGTCACCGAGCCGAAGGAGATCCCGAAAGGGCCGCCGAAGGGTCCCGGGCCGGGTGCCCGCATACCCCCAGGGGGTGCGGCGCGTGGTCGGCAGTCCTCAACGGCCGGTTCTCCCGACGGCCAGTTCAAGGCGTTCTATCGCGACCGGAACCTGTGGCTCTCGGACGCCAAGGGGCTGATCGAAATGGCCGTGACGACCGACGGGAGCGAGAAATCTCGCATCAAGAACGGCTCGGCGAGTTGGGTGTACGGCGAGGAACTGTTCCAGCGCTCGGCGATGTGGTGGGCACCGGACAGCAAGAAAATCGCCTTCTACCGGTTCGACGAAACGGCCGTGGCGGATTACTACCTCGCGCTCGATCAGACCGCGCTGATGACCAAACTCGACGCCGAACCGTACCCGAAGGCCGGCGCCCCGAACCCGGTCGTGGATCTGCTCGTCTACGATCTCGCTTCCAAGAAGACGGTCAAAATCGACGTCCGCGACGGGAAGCCGTTCGGAGACGACACGGTCGGGCACTACGCGTACCGGGTGTCGTGGACGGCGGACGGGTCCGAACTCCTCTTCGAGCGGACGAACCGCCGCCAGAACGTGCTGGAGCTGGTTGCGGCCGATCCGGTTACCGGCAAGTGTCGGGTCATCGTTCGAGAGGAATGGCCGGCGAGCTGGGTCGAGAACCTGCCGGGTATGCTGTTCCTCAAGGACGGCCGCCGCTTCATCTGGACGTCGGAACGCACGGGCTGGCGCAACTTCTACCTCTACGACCTCAGCGGGAAGCAACTTGCGACGCTCACGGGGCACCCGTTCGAGGTGGCCAACGTGCTCCGCGTGGATGAAGCCGCCGGACACGTCTACTACACTGCCCGCAGCGGCGACAATCCGATGAAGCTCCAGCTCCACCGCGTGGGTCTGGACGGCACGGGCGACACCCGGCTGACCGACCCCGCGTACCACCACACCATCGACCTCGCCCCGGACGCCAGGCACTTCGTGGACGTGTACCAGACGCACGCATCGCCCCCCGCGAGCCGGCTCGTTTCGGCGGACGGCAAGACGGTCGCGGACCTGGGGAAGGCCGATACGAGCACGTTCGACAAGCTGGGCTTTCGCGCACCCGAGTTGCTGACCTTTAAAGCCGCGGACGGAACCACGGACCTGTACGGGCTCCTGAGCTTCCCGTCGAACTTCGATCCCGCGAAGAAGTACCCACTGCTCGTCTCGGTGTACGCCGGGCCGGGCACGAACGGTGCGCGCGAGACGTTCTCCCCGCCGTCGGCGCTGACCGAATACGGGTTCCTGGTCGCGTCCTTCGATTCGCGGAGCGCGGGCGGGCGCGGGAAGAAGTTCCTCGACGCGATCTACGGGAAACTCGGGGTGGTCGAGATCGACGACCAGGCGGCCGGGGTGAAGTCACTTTGGGAGCGGCCCTACCTCGATCGGACCCGCGTCGGGATCTACGGCGGCTCGTACGGCGGGTACGCGTCGATCATGTGCCTGTTGCGGCATTCGGACGTGTTCCAGGCCGCGTGCGCCTCGTCGCCGGTGACCGATTACCGCCTGTACGACTCGATCTACACCGAGCGCTACATGGGCCTGCCACAGGACAACAAGGCCGGATACGACGCCGGCAGCGCCGTCGTTCACGCTGCCAAGCTGAAGGGCCGCCTGATGATCTACTACGGCACTGCGGACAATAACGTACACCCGTCGAACTCGCTGCAACTCATCCGCGCCCTCCAGCGCGCGGGTAAGAGCTTCGACGTCCAGGTCGGCCCGGATCAGGGGCACTCCGGCATCTCACAACCGCGGATGATGGAGTACTTCATCGAGAACCTGGTGCTCCGGAAGTGA
- a CDS encoding 2-hydroxyacid dehydrogenase produces MPPLPRVLADLPVSPVVVDLLGGRVELVPWNTSGRVDAIYTYGHPTVDGAVLDRFPDTRVVSNFGVGVDHIDLTAAVARNIPVGNTPGILDGATADLAFALILAAGRRVVEGDRYARGPNFTHYDPSFMLGREVHSSTIGIFGMGRIGRQVAMRALGFGMKILYHNRNRNDEAEVALKARYATKAELLAQADYIVLTVPLTPQTRGLIGRSELAQMKSTAILVNVARGAIVDKDALAEALAARRLFAAALDVTDPEPLPRDHPLLKLDNVIITPHLGSATEETRRRMAELSVDNLLAGLKGAPLPHPVAANGAV; encoded by the coding sequence ATGCCCCCCCTTCCCCGCGTCCTGGCCGATCTCCCGGTGTCGCCCGTCGTCGTCGACCTGCTCGGCGGGCGCGTTGAACTCGTACCCTGGAACACGAGCGGACGGGTAGATGCCATTTACACGTATGGCCACCCCACCGTGGACGGGGCCGTGCTCGATCGGTTCCCGGACACACGAGTGGTGAGCAATTTCGGTGTCGGGGTCGATCACATTGACCTGACGGCCGCGGTCGCACGGAACATCCCCGTTGGCAACACCCCGGGCATCCTCGACGGCGCGACGGCCGACCTCGCGTTCGCCCTCATCCTCGCTGCCGGACGCCGCGTGGTCGAGGGCGACCGGTACGCCCGCGGCCCGAATTTCACGCACTATGACCCGTCGTTCATGCTCGGCCGCGAGGTGCACTCCAGCACGATCGGCATCTTCGGCATGGGCCGCATCGGGCGCCAGGTCGCCATGCGGGCGCTCGGTTTCGGCATGAAAATCCTGTACCACAACCGCAACCGCAACGACGAGGCTGAAGTCGCGCTCAAGGCCCGCTACGCCACCAAGGCCGAACTGCTCGCACAAGCGGATTACATTGTGCTGACGGTTCCGCTCACCCCGCAAACGCGGGGGCTGATCGGCCGGTCGGAACTCGCACAGATGAAATCCACCGCGATCCTCGTGAACGTCGCACGTGGCGCGATCGTCGATAAGGACGCGCTCGCCGAAGCGCTGGCCGCGCGGCGCCTGTTCGCGGCGGCACTCGACGTGACCGACCCCGAGCCGCTGCCCCGCGATCACCCACTGTTGAAGCTGGACAACGTCATCATCACCCCGCACCTCGGCAGCGCCACCGAAGAAACGCGGCGCCGGATGGCCGAGCTATCGGTCGACAACCTATTAGCGGGGTTGAAGGGCGCTCCGCTCCCCCACCCGGTTGCGGCAAACGGCGCCGTGTAA
- a CDS encoding WD40/YVTN/BNR-like repeat-containing protein, translated as MKQSFAIVALIALGHSSANGQWHPQSIKTEADFRGLSVVSAKIAWVSGTKGTFGRTTDGGKTWSAGTVPDADKLDFRDVEAFGEATAYLMSAGPGSGSRIYKTTDAGKTWALQFKCAEPEAFFDAIAFWDEKHGIALSDPVKGRFPVIVTEDGGANWKPLPEKSQPVALPNEGAFAASGTCLVTRGESDVWFCTGGAKTARVFHSTDRGQTWTASETPLLAGIESAGAFSIAFRDQKHGVIVGGDYRKPDDTRATTATTSDGGKTWTLIDKALPFRSGVAWANDRWVAVGTSGSDFSRDDGRSWKPLDQGKYNSVGFTASGEGWAVGPRGRITVFTKPEKK; from the coding sequence ATGAAACAGAGTTTTGCTATTGTGGCGCTGATCGCTCTCGGTCACTCCAGCGCTAACGGGCAGTGGCACCCACAGTCGATCAAGACCGAGGCGGACTTTCGTGGCTTGAGTGTCGTCAGCGCGAAAATCGCGTGGGTCAGTGGAACGAAAGGCACCTTCGGGCGGACCACCGACGGGGGTAAGACCTGGTCCGCCGGGACAGTGCCCGATGCGGACAAACTCGACTTCCGCGATGTCGAGGCGTTCGGCGAAGCGACGGCCTACCTCATGAGCGCCGGCCCCGGCTCGGGCTCGCGGATCTACAAAACAACGGACGCTGGGAAAACCTGGGCCTTGCAGTTCAAATGTGCCGAACCGGAGGCGTTCTTCGATGCGATCGCCTTCTGGGACGAGAAGCACGGCATCGCGCTCAGTGATCCCGTCAAGGGACGCTTCCCCGTGATCGTCACCGAGGACGGCGGGGCGAACTGGAAACCGCTTCCGGAAAAGAGCCAACCAGTAGCATTACCGAATGAGGGCGCGTTCGCGGCCAGCGGGACCTGTCTTGTCACGCGGGGCGAGAGCGACGTGTGGTTTTGCACCGGCGGAGCGAAAACGGCTCGGGTTTTTCACTCGACCGACCGCGGGCAGACCTGGACGGCCAGTGAGACTCCACTTCTGGCAGGGATCGAATCGGCGGGAGCGTTTTCGATCGCATTTCGCGATCAAAAGCACGGCGTCATCGTCGGTGGCGATTACCGTAAACCCGACGACACACGAGCCACAACAGCGACGACCAGCGACGGGGGCAAGACGTGGACGCTCATCGACAAGGCGCTGCCGTTTCGGTCCGGCGTCGCGTGGGCGAACGATCGGTGGGTCGCGGTCGGAACGTCGGGTTCCGACTTTTCACGGGACGACGGACGGAGCTGGAAGCCGCTGGACCAAGGTAAGTACAACAGCGTCGGATTCACGGCGAGCGGCGAAGGTTGGGCCGTCGGTCCGAGAGGTCGGATCACCGTTTTCACCAAACCCGAGAAGAAGTGA
- a CDS encoding DUF1592 domain-containing protein produces MTFTPHIFGSALVALAVLAGAAPAEERTGEQIYKQMCARCHGAKGEGAKNYPLPLTGDKSLPQLTGVIARTMPEGEPEALDAEGGKRVAAFIYDSFYSPDAQAKRNPPRVELSRLTVKQYRNSVADVIGSFRGAPKVEEKQGLRGEYFNSRGFQGNKRVIDRTDAEVKFDFGKAGPDPDKPETFDPNTFCIRWEGSVWAPDTGVYEFVVRTDHALRLWVNENRKPVIDAWVKSGDNTEFKASLFLLAGRAYPIRLEFSKAKQGVDDSNKTPKPPVKPAFVSLNWKRPNRAIEVIPARNLTPQKFPEVYVVEAPFPPDDRSLGWERGTTVSKEWDAAATEGALETAAYVVARLPELSGAAANATAADRLPKVKAFCRTFAERAFRRPLTAAETALFIDRPFEGTPDIDLAVKRFVLLVLKSPRFLYPDAGTAPEPYATATRLSFALWDAPPDKELLAAAAAGKLGTRDEVAKQAERMLSDPRARAKLREFLIVWLKLDQAKELSKDAKRFPGFDAELANDLRTSLELLLDEVVWSASSDFRQLLLAD; encoded by the coding sequence ATGACGTTCACCCCGCACATATTCGGGTCCGCCCTCGTCGCGCTCGCGGTGCTGGCCGGCGCCGCGCCGGCCGAGGAGCGCACGGGCGAGCAGATTTACAAGCAGATGTGCGCGCGGTGCCACGGCGCGAAGGGCGAAGGCGCGAAGAACTACCCGCTGCCCCTCACCGGCGATAAATCGCTGCCCCAACTGACCGGCGTGATCGCCCGCACCATGCCCGAAGGCGAGCCGGAAGCCCTCGACGCGGAGGGCGGCAAGCGCGTGGCCGCCTTCATCTACGACAGCTTCTATTCGCCGGACGCCCAGGCCAAACGGAACCCGCCCCGCGTGGAACTGTCGCGCCTCACGGTGAAGCAGTACCGGAACAGCGTGGCGGACGTGATCGGCAGTTTCCGCGGTGCGCCGAAAGTGGAAGAGAAGCAGGGGCTGCGCGGCGAGTACTTCAACTCACGCGGCTTTCAGGGTAACAAGCGCGTGATCGATCGGACCGATGCCGAGGTGAAGTTCGATTTCGGAAAGGCCGGGCCGGACCCGGACAAGCCCGAAACGTTCGACCCGAACACGTTCTGCATCCGGTGGGAAGGGTCCGTGTGGGCGCCGGACACGGGCGTGTACGAGTTCGTCGTCCGCACCGATCACGCCCTCCGGCTCTGGGTGAACGAAAACCGGAAGCCGGTGATCGACGCCTGGGTCAAATCCGGTGACAACACCGAGTTCAAAGCGAGTCTGTTCTTACTCGCGGGCCGGGCGTACCCGATCCGGTTGGAGTTCTCGAAGGCGAAGCAGGGGGTGGACGACTCGAACAAGACCCCGAAGCCCCCGGTGAAGCCGGCCTTCGTTTCCCTCAACTGGAAGCGACCGAACCGGGCGATCGAAGTGATTCCCGCCCGCAACCTCACGCCGCAGAAGTTCCCAGAAGTGTACGTGGTCGAAGCGCCGTTCCCGCCCGACGACCGCTCGCTCGGCTGGGAGCGCGGAACGACCGTCTCGAAGGAGTGGGACGCCGCAGCCACCGAGGGCGCGCTCGAAACGGCGGCCTATGTCGTCGCACGCCTGCCCGAGCTTTCCGGCGCCGCCGCCAATGCAACAGCAGCGGACCGGCTCCCAAAGGTGAAAGCGTTCTGTCGAACGTTCGCGGAGCGCGCGTTCCGCCGCCCGCTGACAGCAGCCGAAACGGCGCTGTTCATCGACCGACCGTTCGAGGGCACGCCGGACATCGACCTCGCGGTGAAGCGCTTTGTGCTCCTCGTACTGAAGTCGCCGCGTTTCCTCTATCCCGATGCGGGCACGGCGCCCGAGCCTTATGCGACCGCTACCCGGCTCAGTTTCGCCCTCTGGGACGCTCCTCCCGATAAGGAACTGCTCGCCGCCGCAGCCGCTGGCAAACTCGGCACCCGCGACGAGGTCGCGAAACAGGCTGAACGGATGTTGAGCGACCCCCGTGCACGGGCCAAACTCCGCGAGTTCCTGATCGTCTGGTTGAAGCTCGACCAGGCCAAGGAACTGTCGAAAGACGCGAAACGGTTCCCCGGCTTCGATGCCGAACTCGCGAACGACCTCCGCACCTCCCTGGAACTGTTGCTCGACGAGGTCGTCTGGAGTGCGTCGTCCGATTTTCGGCAACTGCTTTTAGCGGACTAG